From the Salinimicrobium tongyeongense genome, one window contains:
- the pxpA gene encoding 5-oxoprolinase subunit PxpA — protein MKKVHINCDLGEGGEHDEQLMPHISACNIACGGHAGTLETMQHTVDLAMEHGVEIGSHPSYPDKENFGRLSIPMEKEELKRSLVAQIMSLKQIAEAEGAVLTHVKPHGALYNDAFHNAEVAQIIVDAILEFGKELVLYVAEGSVISELAKAKLQLKFEAFADRNYNVNGSLVNRQEPGALITKKEEVLQHLLTMVSNRKITTQKGQKINTFASTFCLHGDTPNSVEILEYLHRELPAKNIEIYKAR, from the coding sequence ATGAAAAAAGTACACATAAACTGCGATCTTGGAGAAGGAGGGGAGCATGACGAACAGCTCATGCCGCACATATCTGCCTGTAATATTGCCTGCGGCGGCCATGCAGGAACGCTTGAGACTATGCAGCATACGGTTGATCTGGCTATGGAACACGGCGTTGAAATAGGGTCTCATCCGTCGTATCCCGATAAAGAAAACTTCGGAAGGCTTTCTATTCCCATGGAAAAAGAGGAGCTAAAAAGAAGCCTGGTCGCACAAATTATGAGCCTGAAGCAGATTGCCGAAGCTGAAGGGGCCGTACTTACCCATGTGAAACCTCACGGGGCACTTTATAACGACGCTTTTCACAATGCTGAAGTCGCCCAAATTATCGTAGATGCTATCCTGGAATTTGGGAAAGAACTTGTGCTTTACGTGGCTGAAGGTTCTGTAATAAGTGAGTTGGCAAAAGCAAAATTACAGCTGAAATTTGAAGCCTTTGCCGACAGGAATTACAATGTAAACGGCAGCCTTGTGAACCGGCAGGAACCCGGTGCCTTAATCACCAAAAAAGAGGAGGTGCTGCAGCACCTTTTGACCATGGTGTCTAATCGAAAAATCACCACTCAAAAAGGCCAGAAAATTAACACTTTTGCCAGCACGTTTTGCCTGCACGGCGATACTCCCAATTCGGTAGAAATTCTTGAATATCTCCACAGGGAATTACCTGCCAAAAATATCGAAATCTACAAAGCTCGATGA
- a CDS encoding aldehyde dehydrogenase, with amino-acid sequence MAEEINNIAAVDIPTLLSSQNAFFETGNTLDVTERISKLKALQKAIESREKEIAAALFADFRKPEFETYATETALILSELKYTIKKLKKWVKPQKVKSTFLNFPSKDYIYPQPFGKVLVLAPWNYPFQLSVSPAIGALAAGNTVVIKPSEYAPATSQLTKDIFAEVFPEEQAAVVLGGVETSEVLLKQKWDYVFFTGSVPVGRIVAKAIAPNLTPATLELGGKNPCIIHESAKIGLAAKRIVWGKFINAGQTCISPDYILIDKRKKTEFTEAVKKEINAAFGEEIKKSPDYARIINKKNFERLQAMLEGQTIITGGETAPGDNYIAPTLLNEPSLEADVMQDEIFGPILPVLSYSEESEIHKIISHYPDPLALYVFTEDKDFSEKTLQKYRFGGGAVNDVVVHIANKNLPFGGVGSSGYGGYHGKFSFDTFTHKKSVSKRATWIDIPLRYAPYGGKLPLIKKVMKRL; translated from the coding sequence ATGGCTGAAGAAATCAACAATATAGCAGCAGTTGACATTCCTACACTGCTCAGCTCTCAAAATGCCTTTTTTGAGACCGGTAACACACTAGATGTTACTGAAAGAATATCAAAATTAAAGGCCCTCCAGAAGGCGATTGAAAGCAGGGAAAAAGAAATAGCCGCCGCCCTTTTTGCCGATTTCAGAAAGCCCGAATTCGAGACCTACGCGACCGAAACCGCCCTCATTCTTAGCGAACTCAAATACACTATAAAAAAACTGAAGAAGTGGGTAAAACCTCAAAAGGTAAAGAGCACTTTTCTCAATTTTCCATCAAAAGATTACATATACCCACAGCCCTTCGGAAAAGTTCTGGTGCTGGCACCGTGGAATTATCCTTTTCAGTTAAGTGTATCTCCGGCCATTGGCGCACTTGCAGCGGGAAATACCGTTGTGATCAAACCCAGTGAATACGCTCCCGCAACTTCTCAACTCACCAAAGATATATTTGCTGAAGTTTTTCCTGAAGAACAGGCTGCAGTAGTATTGGGAGGCGTTGAAACTTCGGAAGTATTGCTAAAACAGAAATGGGATTACGTCTTCTTCACCGGAAGCGTTCCGGTAGGAAGAATTGTGGCCAAAGCCATAGCCCCCAATCTTACGCCCGCAACTCTCGAACTCGGCGGAAAAAATCCCTGTATCATTCATGAGTCGGCTAAAATTGGTCTGGCAGCGAAAAGAATTGTTTGGGGAAAATTCATAAATGCCGGACAAACCTGTATTTCCCCCGATTACATCCTGATAGATAAACGAAAGAAAACAGAATTTACCGAGGCCGTAAAAAAGGAAATTAATGCTGCCTTTGGCGAGGAGATAAAAAAGTCGCCAGATTATGCGAGGATCATCAATAAGAAGAATTTTGAAAGGCTGCAGGCAATGCTTGAGGGCCAAACCATTATCACAGGCGGGGAAACTGCTCCCGGTGATAATTATATCGCACCCACCCTGCTCAACGAGCCTTCCCTGGAAGCTGATGTGATGCAGGATGAGATCTTTGGCCCCATCCTCCCGGTCCTGTCCTATTCAGAAGAATCAGAAATTCATAAGATCATCAGCCATTATCCCGATCCCCTTGCGCTTTACGTTTTTACTGAAGACAAAGATTTTTCAGAAAAAACCCTTCAAAAATACCGTTTTGGAGGGGGTGCTGTTAATGATGTGGTGGTGCATATCGCCAATAAGAACCTGCCTTTTGGCGGGGTGGGCAGCAGCGGCTACGGCGGCTACCACGGCAAATTCTCTTTTGACACTTTCACGCACAAAAAGAGCGTTAGCAAACGGGCAACCTGGATAGATATCCCGCTACGTTATGCTCCTTATGGTGGGAAACTCCCGCTCATTAAAAAAGTGATGAAAAGGCTTTAA
- a CDS encoding YceI family protein: MKKLLSLLTIAFLSTGVFAQTTWKADKAHSQVSFGITHMTISEVEGLFNEFDATIEASEEDFSDAKYTVEIQVPSIDTGVEMRDNHLKNADFFDAEKYPKMTFVSTSSEKVGEGKYKVTGDLTFHGVTKPVTLEVWHRGTVKDQKGNLITGFAISGDVKRSDFNLGPDFPEAVLSDKVVIDVDAEFKKA, translated from the coding sequence ATGAAAAAATTACTTTCTCTTTTAACTATTGCTTTTTTAAGTACAGGCGTGTTTGCTCAAACCACCTGGAAGGCCGATAAAGCCCACTCACAGGTTTCCTTCGGAATTACGCACATGACAATTTCGGAAGTTGAAGGCCTTTTCAATGAATTTGATGCTACGATCGAAGCTTCCGAAGAAGATTTCAGCGATGCGAAATACACAGTGGAGATCCAGGTTCCTTCTATAGACACCGGGGTGGAGATGAGGGACAACCACCTTAAAAACGCCGATTTCTTTGATGCTGAAAAGTATCCAAAAATGACATTTGTAAGCACTTCTTCAGAAAAAGTTGGCGAAGGTAAATACAAAGTGACAGGAGACCTTACTTTTCATGGCGTGACCAAGCCTGTAACGCTTGAGGTTTGGCACCGCGGTACCGTAAAAGATCAAAAAGGGAATTTGATTACAGGTTTTGCCATAAGCGGGGACGTAAAAAGATCTGATTTTAACCTGGGACCCGATTTTCCTGAAGCAGTATTGAGCGACAAGGTGGTAATAGACGTTGACGCCGAATTTAAGAAAGCTTAA
- a CDS encoding DoxX family protein: MLHTFFNRNYTNIQVDVVLLLLRIGVGAMMLVHGLPKLELLMAGGEVQFPGVMGMNPTLSLILAVFAEFFCSILLILGLTTRFATIPLMITMLVAVFVIHANDPFANQELGLHYLLTYLALLILGAGKFSVDAFLIRNVEKQQPANSL, from the coding sequence ATGCTGCATACATTTTTCAATAGAAACTATACAAACATCCAGGTAGATGTGGTGCTGTTGTTGCTAAGAATAGGCGTTGGGGCAATGATGCTGGTTCACGGCCTGCCAAAGCTCGAGCTGTTAATGGCAGGAGGAGAGGTGCAATTTCCCGGCGTGATGGGTATGAACCCTACACTTTCACTAATCCTTGCGGTATTTGCCGAATTTTTCTGCTCCATTTTACTAATCCTTGGGCTTACAACAAGGTTTGCCACAATCCCTTTAATGATTACCATGCTGGTGGCAGTGTTTGTGATTCACGCAAATGATCCTTTCGCAAATCAGGAACTGGGGCTGCATTATTTATTGACGTACCTCGCCTTACTTATATTGGGGGCAGGTAAGTTCTCTGTTGATGCTTTCCTGATAAGGAATGTGGAGAAGCAACAGCCGGCCAATTCATTATAA
- a CDS encoding biotin-dependent carboxyltransferase family protein: MMAQVEIIQPGLYSSIQDLGRYGYRGFGVPTSGAMDRQAAKLANLLLKNEPEAALLEITLQGPKMAFFGAAKIAITGARLSPELDGVELENNQVVNVLPGQVLGFGKRKSGYRAYLAIKGGFQTGKVLGSRSWYAGVTPNSRLEKGMKLPFLETEPESVSRFSSVKVDEHIASVVVEALPGPEFELLQPSEKEALQKWRFSAAKESNRMGIQFQEKLENKLEAILTGPVLPGTVQLTPSGTLIALMRDGQTTGGYPRILQLTETGINTLVQKLPGEKFGIKLLEYSQFKK, encoded by the coding sequence ATGATGGCGCAGGTGGAAATTATACAGCCGGGATTATACAGCAGCATTCAGGATTTGGGTAGGTACGGCTATCGCGGATTTGGGGTGCCCACATCGGGAGCCATGGACAGGCAGGCGGCAAAACTCGCCAACCTTCTGCTGAAGAATGAACCAGAGGCCGCGCTGCTCGAAATCACGCTGCAGGGGCCAAAAATGGCATTTTTTGGGGCTGCTAAAATTGCCATTACGGGAGCCCGGCTCTCTCCGGAACTCGACGGCGTGGAACTGGAAAACAATCAGGTGGTGAACGTGCTGCCGGGGCAGGTGCTTGGCTTCGGAAAAAGAAAAAGTGGCTATAGGGCTTACCTGGCGATCAAAGGCGGCTTTCAAACCGGGAAAGTGCTTGGCAGCAGAAGCTGGTATGCCGGTGTAACTCCAAACAGCCGACTGGAAAAGGGCATGAAATTGCCTTTTTTGGAGACTGAGCCCGAATCTGTTTCCAGATTTTCTTCGGTTAAAGTTGATGAGCACATCGCTTCGGTAGTAGTTGAGGCATTACCTGGGCCCGAGTTTGAGCTGCTTCAGCCTTCAGAAAAAGAAGCGCTTCAAAAATGGCGTTTTTCAGCAGCAAAAGAGAGCAATCGTATGGGAATTCAGTTTCAGGAAAAACTGGAGAACAAGCTGGAGGCGATTCTTACAGGGCCGGTGCTTCCCGGTACGGTGCAGCTCACGCCTTCGGGTACTTTAATCGCATTGATGAGAGACGGGCAAACTACCGGTGGTTATCCCCGAATTCTTCAGTTAACAGAGACAGGAATAAATACTTTGGTTCAGAAATTGCCGGGTGAAAAGTTCGGGATAAAGCTGCTTGAGTACAGCCAATTCAAAAAATAG
- a CDS encoding DsbA family oxidoreductase, with amino-acid sequence MEVKIWSDVRCPFCYIGKKKFEAALEKFEHKDKVKVTWKSFQLDPALQTRTDINTLDYFVETKGVTKEQARQMLSGATQMAKETGLDFHLEDSVLANSFKAHKLIQMAKSKDLGNEIEEALFKAHFEASKNIDDPEVLVATAASIGMDEAGVKAMLNSDDFEYEVKQDELEARNIGVRGVPFFVFDDRYAISGAQPAEAFLETLQKTMNP; translated from the coding sequence ATGGAAGTCAAAATCTGGTCAGACGTTAGATGTCCTTTCTGTTATATAGGAAAGAAGAAATTTGAAGCTGCGCTCGAAAAATTTGAGCATAAAGATAAGGTGAAGGTCACCTGGAAGAGCTTTCAGCTTGACCCGGCTCTACAAACAAGAACAGACATCAACACGCTTGATTACTTTGTGGAAACCAAAGGGGTTACCAAAGAGCAGGCCAGGCAAATGTTGAGCGGGGCCACGCAAATGGCAAAGGAAACAGGCCTTGATTTTCATCTTGAAGATTCGGTGCTGGCAAATTCCTTCAAAGCCCATAAACTCATTCAGATGGCGAAATCAAAAGATCTGGGTAACGAAATAGAAGAAGCCCTGTTCAAAGCCCATTTTGAAGCCTCAAAGAACATAGATGATCCTGAAGTTCTGGTGGCGACAGCCGCTTCAATAGGAATGGATGAGGCCGGGGTTAAAGCCATGCTGAATTCTGATGACTTTGAATACGAAGTAAAACAGGATGAGCTGGAAGCGCGGAATATTGGGGTACGCGGAGTGCCATTTTTTGTGTTTGACGACCGTTACGCCATTTCGGGAGCGCAACCTGCCGAAGCTTTTCTGGAAACACTCCAGAAAACCATGAACCCTTAG
- a CDS encoding bifunctional GNAT family N-acetyltransferase/carbon-nitrogen hydrolase family protein produces the protein MIDSAKIELRNLSVKDYKELKISMIESYDAMPNEYWSEKEIKNLIKKFPDGQFCIVINEKIAGCALSIIVDYNKFDDNHTYEQITGGENFSTHTKSGDVLYGIDVFIHPEFRGMRLGRRLYEARKELCEHLNLKSIIFGGRIPNYAEYAEEFTPKQYIEKVKVKEIHDPVLSFQLSNDFHVKKVIKGYLPGDHESKEFATLMEWNNIYYTKPDKLINTAKTVVRLGLVQWQMRLFKDFEALVSQIEFFVDAVSDYQSDFILFPELFNAPLMAEYNHLNEAEAIRSLASYTDKLLETFVDFAITYNINIITGSMPQIIGEHMYNVGYLCRRDGSYERYEKLHITPAEGSAWGMKGGSQLKTLDTDCGKIGVLICYDVEFPELGRLLAEQGMNILFVPFMTDTQNGYSRVRLCAMSRAIENECYVAIAGSVGNLPKVNNMDIQYAQSAVFTPSDFSFPVNGIKAEATPNTESTLLVDVDLDLLKELHTFGSVRNLKDRRKDLYSLKLKK, from the coding sequence GTGATAGATTCTGCTAAAATTGAATTGCGAAACCTGAGTGTTAAAGACTATAAGGAATTAAAGATCTCGATGATTGAGAGCTACGATGCCATGCCTAATGAGTATTGGAGCGAGAAGGAGATCAAAAACCTGATCAAGAAATTTCCCGACGGGCAATTTTGTATAGTGATCAACGAAAAGATCGCAGGCTGCGCCTTGTCGATCATCGTTGATTATAATAAATTCGACGACAATCATACTTATGAGCAGATCACCGGGGGCGAAAATTTCTCTACCCACACCAAGAGTGGAGATGTGCTTTACGGGATAGATGTGTTCATTCACCCCGAATTTAGGGGGATGCGGCTGGGACGAAGGCTTTATGAGGCCAGAAAGGAACTCTGTGAACACCTAAACCTTAAATCTATCATTTTTGGGGGGCGAATTCCCAATTATGCCGAATATGCCGAAGAATTTACGCCCAAGCAGTATATTGAGAAGGTGAAAGTGAAGGAAATACACGATCCCGTACTTTCTTTCCAGCTCTCTAACGACTTTCACGTGAAAAAAGTGATCAAGGGATATTTGCCGGGAGATCATGAAAGTAAGGAGTTTGCCACGCTCATGGAGTGGAACAATATTTACTACACCAAGCCCGATAAGCTTATCAATACAGCAAAGACAGTGGTGCGCCTGGGCCTTGTGCAGTGGCAAATGCGGTTGTTCAAGGATTTTGAAGCCCTGGTGTCTCAAATTGAATTTTTTGTAGATGCGGTAAGTGACTATCAGAGTGACTTTATCCTGTTCCCCGAGCTCTTTAATGCGCCTTTAATGGCCGAGTACAACCACCTAAATGAAGCCGAAGCTATCCGCTCCCTGGCTTCATATACCGATAAACTGCTGGAGACTTTTGTAGATTTCGCCATTACCTACAATATCAATATCATTACCGGGAGCATGCCGCAAATTATTGGGGAGCACATGTACAACGTGGGCTATTTGTGCCGTCGCGACGGAAGTTACGAGCGCTATGAAAAATTACATATTACTCCGGCCGAAGGTTCTGCCTGGGGGATGAAAGGTGGCAGCCAGTTAAAAACCCTCGACACCGATTGTGGTAAAATTGGGGTGCTTATTTGTTATGATGTTGAATTTCCGGAATTGGGAAGATTACTGGCCGAGCAGGGAATGAACATACTTTTTGTGCCTTTTATGACCGATACCCAAAATGGTTATTCCAGGGTGAGGCTGTGCGCCATGAGCCGGGCCATAGAAAATGAATGTTATGTGGCAATAGCCGGATCTGTAGGGAACCTCCCAAAGGTGAACAATATGGATATTCAGTACGCGCAGAGTGCCGTATTCACGCCATCTGACTTCTCATTTCCGGTAAACGGAATTAAAGCTGAAGCCACTCCCAATACTGAAAGTACGCTGCTTGTAGATGTTGATCTTGACCTGCTCAAGGAGCTGCACACTTTTGGAAGCGTTAGAAACCTGAAAGACCGCCGTAAAGATCTATATTCCCTTAAACTGAAGAAATAG
- a CDS encoding YifB family Mg chelatase-like AAA ATPase, with protein MLVKVYGSAVFGVEATTITVEVNVDTGIGYHLVGLPDIAVKESSFRIAAALKNVGYSLPGKKITVNMAPADLRKEGSAYDLTFAMGILMASGQIKATNIGDYIIMGELSLDGSLQPIKGALPIAIKAKEEGFKGFILPKQNVKEAAIVSGLEVYGIENIDEIIRFFDKGEALDRTEIDTRKEFYQELENPEHDFADVKGQESIKRCMEIAAAGGHNIILIGPPGAGKTMLAKRLPSILPPMTLHEALETTKIHSVVGRVKENVGLMAHRPFRSPHHTISDVALVGGGAYPQPGEISLSHNGVLFLDELPEFKRSVLEVMRQPLEDREVTISRAKFTVTYPSSFMLVASMNPSPSGYFNDPGSPATSSPAEMQRYLSRISGPLLDRIDIHIEVTPVPFEKLSDERRGESSLEIRKRVIAARQRQTERFADNDKVHYNAQMNVKQIREHCALDADSMNLLKVAMERLNLSARAYDRILKVSRTIADLEDSEKIKGAHISEAIQYRSLDREGWLG; from the coding sequence ATGCTGGTAAAGGTATACGGTAGTGCGGTTTTTGGCGTTGAAGCCACCACCATCACGGTGGAAGTAAACGTTGATACCGGCATTGGATACCACCTGGTAGGACTTCCCGATATTGCCGTAAAAGAAAGCAGTTTCAGGATTGCCGCGGCTCTTAAAAACGTGGGATATTCGCTTCCGGGGAAAAAAATCACCGTAAACATGGCTCCTGCCGATCTTAGGAAAGAGGGCTCTGCTTACGACCTCACCTTTGCCATGGGCATTTTAATGGCTTCAGGGCAAATAAAAGCAACTAACATAGGCGATTATATCATTATGGGGGAACTCTCTCTTGACGGGAGCCTGCAACCCATAAAAGGGGCTTTGCCTATAGCCATCAAGGCCAAGGAAGAGGGTTTTAAAGGTTTTATTCTTCCGAAGCAAAATGTGAAAGAAGCTGCTATTGTTAGTGGCCTGGAAGTGTATGGTATTGAAAATATAGATGAGATCATCCGCTTTTTTGACAAAGGGGAAGCCCTGGACAGAACCGAAATTGATACCAGGAAAGAGTTTTACCAGGAGCTGGAAAACCCGGAGCACGATTTTGCCGATGTTAAAGGGCAGGAATCTATCAAACGCTGTATGGAAATTGCTGCAGCGGGTGGGCATAATATTATTTTAATTGGTCCGCCGGGAGCGGGAAAAACCATGCTGGCAAAGCGGCTGCCGAGTATCCTGCCGCCCATGACCCTGCACGAAGCTTTGGAAACTACAAAGATTCACAGTGTGGTGGGAAGGGTAAAAGAAAATGTAGGGCTTATGGCTCACCGGCCTTTCAGGAGTCCGCACCACACGATAAGCGACGTCGCATTGGTAGGCGGGGGGGCTTATCCGCAACCTGGAGAGATTTCTCTGTCCCATAATGGGGTCCTGTTCCTCGATGAACTTCCGGAGTTCAAAAGAAGTGTTTTAGAGGTGATGAGACAGCCTTTGGAAGACAGGGAAGTGACTATTTCTAGGGCAAAATTCACCGTGACATACCCTTCAAGTTTTATGCTGGTGGCAAGTATGAACCCAAGCCCCAGCGGATACTTTAACGATCCCGGCTCTCCTGCCACATCTTCCCCGGCCGAAATGCAGCGGTATTTAAGCAGGATAAGCGGACCATTACTAGACAGGATCGATATACATATTGAAGTTACACCGGTTCCTTTTGAAAAACTTAGCGATGAAAGGCGTGGGGAGAGCAGCCTGGAAATAAGAAAAAGGGTGATCGCCGCAAGACAAAGGCAAACCGAAAGATTTGCAGATAATGATAAGGTGCATTACAATGCACAAATGAATGTAAAACAGATCAGGGAGCATTGCGCGCTTGATGCAGATTCCATGAACCTGCTAAAAGTGGCTATGGAGCGGCTCAACCTTTCTGCCCGCGCCTATGACCGAATTTTAAAAGTATCCCGTACCATTGCCGATTTAGAGGATTCAGAAAAAATTAAAGGAGCTCACATAAGTGAAGCCATACAATACCGCAGCCTCGACAGGGAAGGCTGGCTTGGATAA
- a CDS encoding DUF2891 domain-containing protein has product MKKRFLVIAAFAVIACKGNDETQVNEGVETDSTLVDEVVAILEPSKAVTLTVEEANKLARLPLNCIGVEYPNKLNQTLAEAGDIGEPRELHPAFYGCFDWHSAVHAHWSLVKLLKKFPEMKKAEKIREVLKNSLTAENIKQEVQYFSREQEGSFERTYGWAWVLKLAEELHTWDDPLAAELRANLQPLTNLMVQKFEEFLPKLNYSIRVGEHTNTAFALSLAHDYASTAGDEDLQMLIEKRAKDYYLNDDNCPIEWEPGGFDFLSPCLAEVDIMRRVLPRKTFDLWMQDFLPQLQKEDFSMEVAEVSDRTDGKLVHLDGLNFSRAWVFYGLANQYPEQYGHLRALANEHVAYSFPNLVGDSYEGGHWLGSFALYAIQESNKKM; this is encoded by the coding sequence ATGAAAAAGAGATTTTTAGTGATCGCTGCGTTTGCAGTAATAGCCTGTAAAGGTAATGATGAAACCCAGGTAAATGAAGGTGTTGAAACAGACTCTACTCTTGTAGATGAAGTTGTGGCCATACTCGAACCTTCAAAGGCCGTTACTTTAACTGTAGAGGAGGCCAATAAGCTGGCCAGGCTTCCACTTAACTGTATTGGGGTTGAATATCCTAACAAGCTCAACCAGACCCTCGCCGAAGCCGGCGACATTGGTGAGCCCCGGGAGCTGCACCCCGCATTTTACGGGTGTTTTGACTGGCATTCTGCCGTGCATGCACACTGGTCGCTCGTTAAGCTTCTGAAAAAATTCCCCGAAATGAAGAAAGCCGAAAAGATTCGGGAAGTTTTAAAGAATTCTCTTACCGCCGAAAATATTAAACAGGAAGTGCAATACTTTAGTCGGGAGCAGGAAGGAAGTTTTGAGCGCACCTATGGCTGGGCATGGGTTTTAAAACTGGCCGAAGAGCTGCACACCTGGGACGATCCGTTAGCAGCAGAGCTCCGTGCCAACCTGCAGCCCCTTACCAATCTTATGGTGCAAAAGTTTGAAGAATTTCTTCCAAAGCTAAACTACTCCATCAGGGTTGGGGAACACACCAATACGGCCTTTGCTTTGTCTTTGGCGCACGATTATGCCTCGACTGCAGGAGATGAAGACCTGCAAATGCTGATCGAGAAAAGGGCCAAAGATTACTATTTAAACGACGATAACTGCCCTATTGAATGGGAACCGGGCGGATTCGATTTTCTGTCGCCCTGCCTTGCTGAAGTAGATATCATGCGACGCGTGCTTCCGCGGAAAACTTTTGACCTGTGGATGCAGGATTTCCTTCCGCAGTTGCAAAAAGAAGATTTTAGCATGGAAGTAGCCGAAGTAAGTGACAGGACCGACGGGAAACTGGTGCACCTCGACGGGCTCAATTTTAGCCGGGCCTGGGTCTTCTACGGCCTCGCCAATCAATATCCCGAGCAGTACGGGCATTTGAGGGCCCTGGCCAACGAGCATGTGGCTTACTCTTTTCCAAACCTGGTGGGCGACAGCTATGAAGGCGGCCACTGGCTTGGTAGCTTTGCTCTTTACGCCATACAGGAAAGTAATAAGAAAATGTAA
- a CDS encoding energy transducer TonB, whose translation MKNTVLALLLLFTAILSAQEKIYMNEKYEVVTSPAEATFYKIEEKTDKGDAIIKRLTYRLDGSLSAEQYLAVKDGKPVNEGRHKFWYKTGEPWYEIDYKNGDRHGELIAWWPNGNKKRHDFFKKDKFKSGMVWNEKGEKIEHFPYWVSASYPGGNEALQNYLKSTLPVPEKQKKGTTVKVLLIFTINEEGAISEVQVVEGAPRWYNAVAVQVLSNMPRWEPARHFGEPVSTRFRLPMSFVK comes from the coding sequence ATGAAAAATACAGTTCTCGCCCTCCTCCTGCTTTTTACCGCAATACTTTCTGCCCAGGAAAAAATTTACATGAATGAAAAATATGAAGTAGTGACCAGTCCTGCCGAGGCTACTTTTTATAAGATAGAGGAAAAAACTGATAAAGGGGATGCAATAATTAAGAGATTGACTTACCGCCTTGATGGCAGCCTTTCTGCAGAACAGTATCTGGCTGTTAAAGATGGGAAACCGGTGAATGAAGGCCGACATAAATTCTGGTACAAAACCGGAGAGCCATGGTACGAAATTGATTACAAAAATGGAGACCGGCATGGCGAGCTCATCGCCTGGTGGCCCAACGGCAATAAAAAGCGGCACGACTTCTTTAAAAAAGACAAATTTAAATCGGGCATGGTATGGAATGAAAAAGGTGAGAAAATTGAGCATTTCCCTTATTGGGTCTCAGCTTCCTATCCCGGCGGAAATGAAGCCCTGCAAAATTATTTGAAAAGTACCCTGCCGGTGCCTGAAAAACAAAAGAAAGGCACTACGGTTAAAGTGCTCCTCATTTTTACCATTAATGAGGAAGGAGCAATTAGCGAAGTACAGGTAGTTGAGGGCGCCCCACGCTGGTACAATGCGGTAGCCGTTCAGGTATTGAGCAACATGCCAAGATGGGAGCCCGCCCGGCACTTTGGAGAACCGGTATCCACAAGGTTCAGGTTACCAATGAGCTTCGTAAAATAA
- the pxpB gene encoding 5-oxoprolinase subunit PxpB, with product MSDFPKIKRMGEGAVLVEFEPEISPEILEKVVKLKKFLQEKLIKQKVEVISAYNSLIINYLLCIEDVYNEVCALLEEFSGANIDEIIESELFHVPVCYDDVFGLDLGEISKAKNLSEKEIIRLHSSVDYLVYFTGFLPGFLYLGGLPKKLHFSRRSHPRKKVRKGAVGIGEKQTGIYPQTSPGGWNIIGNSPVKLFDPGADKPCKISAGDRLRFYQVDLEEHQRILELVKRGEFSIKSEKL from the coding sequence ATGAGTGACTTTCCGAAGATAAAGAGAATGGGTGAGGGGGCTGTTTTGGTAGAATTTGAACCAGAAATTTCTCCCGAAATCCTTGAGAAAGTAGTAAAGTTGAAGAAATTCCTTCAGGAAAAATTAATTAAACAAAAGGTTGAGGTAATAAGTGCATATAACTCATTAATAATTAATTACCTGTTATGTATAGAGGATGTTTATAATGAGGTTTGTGCCCTTTTGGAAGAGTTTTCAGGAGCTAATATAGATGAAATTATTGAATCTGAATTATTTCACGTTCCGGTGTGTTATGATGATGTTTTTGGACTTGATCTCGGGGAGATATCCAAAGCGAAAAACCTGTCGGAAAAGGAAATAATCCGCTTGCATTCTTCGGTAGATTACCTGGTGTATTTTACGGGTTTTTTGCCCGGCTTTTTATACCTGGGAGGGCTGCCTAAAAAACTTCATTTTTCCCGTAGATCCCATCCCCGGAAAAAGGTGCGGAAAGGGGCTGTGGGAATTGGTGAAAAACAGACGGGAATTTACCCGCAAACCAGTCCCGGCGGATGGAATATTATTGGCAATTCGCCGGTAAAATTATTTGATCCGGGAGCAGATAAACCATGTAAGATTTCGGCGGGTGACAGGCTGAGGTTTTACCAGGTAGACCTGGAGGAGCATCAAAGAATTTTGGAACTGGTGAAAAGAGGGGAATTCAGTATAAAATCTGAAAAACTATGA